A single Microbacterium protaetiae DNA region contains:
- a CDS encoding exodeoxyribonuclease III, whose amino-acid sequence MRLATWNVNSIRARVARTVEFAVREDVDVLAMQEIKCRPDQFPYGPFEDAGYEVHAHGLNQWNGVAIASRLPVDDVQTAFPGMPGFAKGHDGPGAPQEARALGALIDGVRVWSLYVPNGRSLDDPHYAYKLEWLGALTAHVTGELARDAQLPMALVGDYNIAPTDADNGDPAVVVGTSTHVSPPEREAFHALEKAGLTDVVRPLVPTGYTYWDYKQLRFPRNQGMRIDFILGSRAFADAVTGASIHRDERKGEIPSDHVPVVVDTDFGAGDDDDVPMIFG is encoded by the coding sequence ATGCGCCTGGCCACCTGGAACGTGAACTCGATCCGCGCCCGTGTCGCCCGCACCGTGGAGTTCGCCGTCCGTGAAGACGTCGACGTGCTGGCCATGCAAGAGATCAAGTGCCGACCCGACCAGTTTCCGTACGGGCCGTTCGAAGACGCCGGTTACGAGGTGCATGCGCACGGTCTGAACCAGTGGAACGGCGTCGCCATCGCCAGTCGGCTGCCGGTCGACGACGTGCAGACCGCCTTTCCCGGCATGCCTGGCTTCGCGAAGGGTCACGACGGGCCGGGTGCGCCGCAAGAGGCCCGGGCGCTGGGCGCCCTCATCGACGGGGTGCGGGTCTGGAGCCTGTACGTGCCCAACGGTCGCAGCCTCGACGACCCGCACTACGCGTACAAGCTCGAGTGGCTGGGCGCGCTGACCGCGCACGTCACCGGCGAGCTCGCGCGTGATGCACAACTGCCGATGGCGCTGGTCGGCGACTACAACATAGCCCCGACCGATGCCGACAACGGTGACCCCGCCGTGGTCGTGGGCACGTCCACGCACGTCTCCCCGCCCGAGCGCGAGGCCTTCCACGCCCTCGAGAAGGCCGGTCTGACCGATGTGGTGCGTCCGCTCGTGCCGACGGGGTACACCTACTGGGACTACAAGCAGCTGCGCTTTCCCCGCAATCAGGGCATGCGCATCGACTTCATCCTCGGTTCCCGGGCGTTCGCCGACGCTGTGACCGGGGCATCCATTCATCGCGACGAACGCAAGGGCGAAATCCCCAGCGATCACGTGCCGGTCGTCGTCGACACCGATTTCGGCGCGGGTGATGACGACGACGTTCCGATGATCTTCGGCTGA
- the pntB gene encoding Re/Si-specific NAD(P)(+) transhydrogenase subunit beta — protein sequence MTAASVAGAVAGAAYIVAALLFILSLAGLSRQERARGGVVYGMIGMAIALLATLWLMIADAWGQPSAILGLTLLIVAVAIGAVIGLWRARTVQMTGMPELIALFHSFVGAAAVLVGWNGALHAEGIPQNLLGIHHAEVFIGVFIGAVTLTGSIVAFLKLSARMSSRPLMLPGKNVLNVGALVVFVGLTVWYVITPQLWLLVVVTALALALGWHLVASIGGGDMPVVISMLNSYSGWAAAAAGFLLNNDLLIVTGALVGSSGAYLSYIMCKAMNRSFLSVIAGGFGIEAPRSGEESQGEVQETDAAAVARVLEAASTVVITPGYGMAVAQAQSAVADLARRLIERGVQVRFGIHPVAGRLPGHMNVLLAEAKVPYDIVLEMDEINDDLAATDVVLVIGANDTVNPAAAEDPGSPIAGMPVLRVWEARQVVVFKRSMASGYAGVGNPLFFRDNTQMLFGDAKERVQDILAAL from the coding sequence GTGACTGCGGCGAGTGTGGCCGGCGCCGTCGCCGGCGCGGCATACATCGTCGCAGCGCTGCTGTTCATTCTGAGCCTGGCTGGGCTCAGCCGCCAGGAACGCGCCCGCGGCGGCGTGGTCTACGGCATGATCGGCATGGCCATCGCGCTGCTGGCGACACTGTGGTTGATGATCGCGGATGCCTGGGGGCAGCCTTCGGCGATACTCGGGCTGACGCTGCTGATCGTGGCTGTCGCGATCGGTGCCGTGATCGGACTGTGGCGGGCCCGCACCGTGCAGATGACCGGGATGCCCGAGCTCATCGCGCTGTTCCACAGCTTTGTGGGTGCTGCCGCGGTGCTGGTCGGGTGGAACGGCGCCCTGCACGCCGAGGGGATACCGCAGAACCTGCTGGGCATTCACCACGCCGAGGTGTTCATCGGCGTGTTCATCGGCGCCGTGACGCTGACCGGGTCGATCGTGGCCTTCCTCAAGCTGTCGGCGAGGATGTCGTCGCGCCCGCTCATGCTGCCCGGCAAGAACGTGCTCAACGTCGGCGCCCTGGTCGTGTTCGTCGGTCTCACGGTCTGGTACGTGATCACGCCGCAGCTCTGGCTGCTCGTGGTGGTCACGGCGCTCGCGCTGGCACTCGGCTGGCATCTTGTCGCCTCGATCGGCGGCGGCGACATGCCGGTCGTGATCTCGATGCTCAACAGTTATTCGGGGTGGGCGGCCGCGGCGGCCGGGTTCCTGCTGAACAACGACCTACTGATCGTCACCGGAGCGCTCGTCGGGTCGTCGGGTGCCTACCTGTCGTACATCATGTGCAAGGCGATGAACCGCTCGTTCCTCTCGGTGATCGCCGGCGGGTTCGGCATCGAGGCGCCCCGCAGCGGCGAGGAGTCGCAGGGCGAGGTGCAGGAGACGGATGCCGCGGCGGTGGCGCGCGTGCTGGAAGCGGCATCCACCGTCGTCATCACACCGGGCTACGGCATGGCCGTCGCCCAGGCGCAGTCTGCTGTGGCCGATCTGGCCCGGCGGTTGATCGAGCGCGGCGTTCAGGTGCGGTTCGGCATCCATCCCGTGGCCGGGCGCCTGCCCGGGCACATGAACGTGCTGCTGGCCGAGGCGAAGGTGCCCTACGACATCGTGCTCGAAATGGACGAGATAAACGACGACCTGGCCGCGACCGACGTCGTGCTGGTCATCGGCGCGAACGACACGGTGAATCCGGCGGCGGCCGAGGATCCCGGCTCGCCGATCGCCGGAATGCCGGTGCTGCGGGTGTGGGAGGCCCGGCAGGTCGTCGTGTTCAAGCGGTCGATGGCGTCGGGATATGCGGGTGTGGGCAATCCGCTGTTCTTCCGCGACAACACGCAGATGCTCTTCGGCGACGCGAAGGAGCGCGTGCAGGACATCCTCGCGGCGCTGTGA
- a CDS encoding response regulator transcription factor, with product MPVPEPLRVLLVDDHAMMRAGFRLILEANDDIAVVGEAATGAEGVAATRELRPDVVCMDVQMPDMDGLEATRRIVADPDIAAAVLIVTTFDRDDYLFDALAAGAAGFLLKNAGPEELVRAVRVAAAGDALLSPEVTRRVIARFAGGGGRDVASPARPRAAASPPEPARWSPGDPLTERETEVLQLMADAFSNAEIAQRLYIGEATVKTHVSNVLAKLGARDRVQAVVLAYRHGLAG from the coding sequence ATGCCGGTGCCTGAACCGCTGCGCGTGCTGCTCGTCGACGATCACGCCATGATGCGGGCGGGGTTCCGACTGATTCTCGAAGCGAACGACGACATCGCGGTGGTGGGCGAGGCGGCCACGGGCGCCGAAGGAGTGGCGGCCACGCGGGAGTTGCGCCCGGACGTCGTGTGCATGGATGTGCAGATGCCCGACATGGACGGCCTGGAGGCCACCCGGCGCATCGTCGCCGACCCCGACATCGCCGCCGCCGTGCTCATCGTGACGACGTTCGATCGCGACGACTACCTGTTCGACGCCCTGGCGGCGGGAGCGGCAGGGTTCCTGCTGAAGAACGCGGGGCCCGAAGAGCTCGTGCGCGCGGTGCGCGTGGCCGCCGCCGGTGATGCGCTGCTCTCGCCCGAGGTGACGCGGCGGGTGATAGCGCGCTTTGCCGGCGGCGGGGGGCGGGATGTCGCCTCCCCGGCCCGTCCGCGCGCCGCGGCATCCCCTCCCGAGCCGGCACGCTGGTCGCCCGGCGACCCGCTCACCGAGCGCGAGACCGAGGTGCTGCAGCTGATGGCCGATGCCTTCAGCAATGCCGAGATCGCGCAGCGCCTGTACATCGGTGAAGCCACCGTCAAGACGCATGTGTCCAATGTGCTGGCCAAGCTGGGCGCCCGCGACCGGGTGCAGGCCGTCGTGCTGGCGTACCGGCATGGGCTGGCCGGGTGA
- a CDS encoding NADPH-dependent FMN reductase: MTQYTIGYIVGSISSTSLNRKLAKALAALAPENVELHEIPIKDLPFYSPDHDADYPQVAREFKQAIADVDGVIIVTPEYSRSIPGVLKNALDWAARPYGQASLDGKPTAVIGTSGGPISTAAAQQHLKAILSHYNAPTLGQPEGYIQALPGLFGDNGEVTNEGTAAFLRAYLDAFVALVGRYVDVKDASVAA; this comes from the coding sequence GTGACCCAGTACACGATCGGCTACATCGTCGGCAGCATCTCCTCCACCTCGTTGAACCGCAAGCTCGCCAAGGCGCTGGCCGCCCTCGCACCCGAGAATGTGGAGCTGCACGAGATCCCGATCAAGGATCTGCCGTTCTACTCGCCCGACCACGACGCGGACTACCCGCAGGTCGCCCGTGAGTTCAAGCAGGCCATCGCCGATGTCGACGGAGTCATCATCGTCACGCCCGAGTACAGCCGGTCGATCCCGGGCGTGCTCAAGAACGCGCTGGACTGGGCTGCTCGTCCGTACGGCCAGGCGTCGCTGGACGGCAAGCCCACCGCGGTGATCGGCACGTCGGGCGGCCCGATCTCGACCGCCGCGGCCCAGCAGCACCTCAAGGCGATCCTCAGCCACTACAACGCCCCCACGCTCGGCCAGCCCGAGGGTTACATCCAGGCCCTTCCGGGCCTGTTCGGCGACAACGGCGAGGTCACGAACGAGGGCACCGCGGCGTTCCTGCGCGCGTACCTCGACGCCTTCGTCGCGCTCGTCGGCCGCTACGTCGACGTGAAGGACGCCTCGGTCGCCGCCTGA
- a CDS encoding VOC family protein, with protein MATHLFVSLPTSDLERSTAFYTALGTTINPTFTDENATCFMWDENIFFMLLKREFMATMTAKPLADPAQTVQVSHSFSRPSREDVDRIVEAGLAAGGSEPQPAQDFGFMYMRDLDDPDGNSLGFLYSVPDESVPEDDLADQVQGTA; from the coding sequence ATGGCCACCCACCTCTTCGTGAGTCTGCCGACCAGCGATCTCGAGCGCAGCACGGCGTTCTACACCGCCCTCGGCACCACGATCAATCCGACGTTCACCGACGAGAACGCCACCTGCTTCATGTGGGACGAGAACATCTTCTTCATGCTTCTCAAACGTGAGTTCATGGCGACGATGACCGCGAAGCCGCTCGCCGACCCGGCTCAGACCGTGCAGGTGTCGCATTCCTTCAGTCGCCCGTCGCGCGAAGATGTCGACCGCATCGTCGAGGCGGGCCTGGCCGCTGGCGGCAGCGAGCCGCAGCCGGCGCAGGACTTCGGCTTCATGTACATGCGCGACCTCGACGACCCCGACGGCAATTCGCTGGGCTTTCTGTATTCGGTGCCCGACGAATCCGTGCCGGAAGACGATCTCGCCGACCAGGTGCAGGGCACCGCCTAA
- a CDS encoding YbhB/YbcL family Raf kinase inhibitor-like protein, translating into MFEYDPYAELARLKQFASMTVTSTDFANGEPLPKQCWGSGAGGADRSPQLSWSGAPEGTRSFAVSCFDPDAPTGSGYWHWAVYDLDPSVAELAADAGNGESGSLPPGAITLPNEARAERYFGAAPPQTTGTHRYFFVVDALDVSHLDIAPGSTPAVLGFNRHFHTLARGILVGTASSD; encoded by the coding sequence ATGTTCGAGTACGACCCGTATGCAGAGTTGGCGCGGCTGAAGCAGTTCGCGTCGATGACGGTCACGAGTACCGATTTCGCCAACGGCGAGCCGTTGCCGAAGCAGTGCTGGGGCTCGGGCGCGGGCGGTGCCGACCGGTCGCCACAGCTGAGCTGGTCGGGGGCGCCCGAGGGCACCCGCAGTTTCGCCGTGTCGTGCTTCGATCCCGATGCGCCGACCGGGTCGGGCTACTGGCACTGGGCCGTATACGACCTCGACCCCTCGGTCGCCGAGCTGGCCGCCGATGCCGGCAACGGTGAGAGCGGTTCGCTGCCGCCGGGGGCTATCACCCTGCCGAACGAGGCCCGTGCCGAGCGCTACTTCGGTGCGGCTCCTCCGCAGACCACCGGAACGCATCGCTACTTCTTCGTCGTCGACGCGCTGGATGTCTCGCACCTCGACATCGCGCCGGGCTCCACGCCGGCGGTGCTGGGCTTCAACCGGCACTTCCACACCTTGGCTCGCGGCATCCTGGTGGGCACCGCCAGCAGCGACTGA
- a CDS encoding ABC transporter ATP-binding protein — translation MLQLRGITKSYGGRRVLDDVGFDVAPNRLTGFVGGNGAGKTTTMRIALGVLDGDGGEVLLDGAPITDGDRRRFGYMPEERGLYPKMKVAEQIAYLARLHGYAKSEADANATALLEQLGLGERLDDKVETLSLGNQQRAQIAAALVHDPEVLILDEPFSGLDPLAVDVVAGVLQERAAQGVSVLFSSHQLDVVERLCDDLVIIAAGTIRAAGSSDQLRARYAGNRYELRTTGDAGWLRVEPGVQVVDFAAGSAVFDVDSEQTAQRVLSRAVETSDVQSFTPRHPSLAQIFKEVIQ, via the coding sequence ATGCTCCAGCTGCGCGGCATCACCAAGAGCTATGGCGGACGCCGGGTGCTCGACGATGTGGGCTTCGACGTGGCCCCGAACCGCCTGACCGGGTTCGTCGGGGGCAATGGCGCCGGCAAGACGACGACCATGCGCATCGCGCTGGGGGTGCTCGACGGCGATGGCGGCGAGGTGCTTCTCGACGGGGCGCCGATCACCGACGGCGACCGGCGGCGGTTCGGGTACATGCCGGAGGAACGCGGCCTGTACCCGAAGATGAAGGTCGCCGAGCAGATCGCCTACCTCGCGCGTCTGCACGGGTATGCGAAGTCCGAGGCTGATGCCAACGCGACCGCGCTGCTCGAGCAGCTGGGACTCGGCGAGCGCCTCGACGACAAGGTCGAGACGCTGTCGCTGGGCAACCAGCAGCGCGCACAGATCGCGGCGGCGCTGGTGCACGATCCCGAAGTGCTGATCCTCGACGAGCCGTTCTCGGGTCTGGACCCGCTCGCGGTCGACGTGGTCGCCGGCGTCTTGCAGGAGCGCGCCGCCCAGGGGGTCTCGGTGCTGTTCAGTTCACACCAGCTCGATGTCGTCGAGCGCCTGTGCGACGACCTCGTCATCATCGCCGCCGGCACGATCCGGGCGGCCGGGTCGAGCGACCAGCTGCGCGCCCGGTACGCCGGCAACCGCTATGAGCTGCGCACCACCGGCGATGCCGGATGGTTGCGCGTCGAACCGGGCGTGCAGGTCGTCGACTTCGCCGCCGGCTCGGCCGTGTTCGATGTCGACAGCGAGCAGACCGCGCAGCGGGTGCTGAGCCGGGCTGTCGAGACCTCCGACGTGCAGAGCTTCACCCCGCGGCATCCCTCCCTCGCCCAGATCTTCAAGGAGGTCATCCAGTGA
- a CDS encoding sensor histidine kinase, with protein MHVDLRLQRQDYALAATIGVGTVISAGLGAVAGIYGDDQAPMWAAVVYAVVLAGAIAVRRRWPSVTAVVTATAYFAAMSAHVPELYAGSIAMFIGFYTVGAVSPDRRRAAWVRIGITVGMFIWLLTTTFVEATHPADDDFSRAGAFSPFVAYALLNILINVLYFAGAYFFGERAWASRLQRRALEERTAELERERERTAAQAVALERVRIARELHDVVAHHVSLMGVQAGAARAIMIKDPDAAARTLAQVETSARSALDELRHLLETLRSDTDGEAPSTVGLAGIADLVAESTDAGLPTLFTLVGDPRPVPDTVQVSLYRIAQEALTNARRHAGEDAAADVRLRYEQWGIELEVTNTGRRVARVGRGLGLVGMRERAAAVGGAVEARPLGDGGFLVRASVPAPAAVATTTGRGDAGA; from the coding sequence ATGCACGTCGACCTTCGTCTGCAACGACAGGACTATGCCCTGGCGGCAACCATCGGCGTGGGCACCGTCATCAGCGCGGGCCTCGGCGCCGTCGCCGGCATCTACGGCGACGACCAGGCGCCGATGTGGGCGGCGGTCGTCTACGCGGTGGTGCTCGCCGGCGCCATCGCCGTGCGGCGCCGCTGGCCCAGTGTGACGGCTGTCGTCACGGCGACCGCGTATTTCGCCGCGATGTCGGCGCACGTGCCCGAGCTGTATGCGGGCAGCATCGCGATGTTCATCGGGTTCTACACCGTCGGGGCCGTCTCGCCGGATCGGCGCAGGGCTGCGTGGGTGCGCATCGGCATCACCGTGGGGATGTTCATCTGGCTGCTCACCACGACGTTCGTCGAGGCGACGCATCCCGCCGACGACGACTTCTCTCGTGCCGGCGCGTTCTCGCCGTTCGTGGCCTATGCCCTGCTGAACATCCTCATCAACGTGCTCTACTTCGCGGGGGCCTACTTCTTCGGTGAGCGGGCGTGGGCGAGCCGGCTGCAGCGGCGTGCACTTGAAGAGCGCACTGCCGAACTCGAGCGCGAACGCGAACGCACCGCCGCGCAGGCGGTCGCGCTCGAGCGGGTGCGCATCGCGCGCGAACTGCACGATGTCGTCGCCCACCACGTCTCACTGATGGGCGTGCAGGCCGGCGCCGCCCGCGCCATCATGATCAAGGATCCGGATGCCGCAGCTCGCACGCTTGCACAGGTCGAGACATCCGCCCGCAGCGCTCTCGACGAGTTGCGCCACCTGCTCGAGACCCTGCGTTCCGACACCGACGGCGAGGCCCCCAGCACGGTCGGGCTGGCAGGGATCGCCGACCTTGTCGCCGAATCGACGGATGCCGGTCTGCCGACACTGTTCACTCTCGTCGGTGATCCGCGGCCCGTGCCCGACACCGTGCAGGTCTCGCTCTACCGCATCGCGCAGGAGGCGCTGACGAATGCCCGTCGGCATGCGGGAGAGGATGCCGCCGCCGACGTCCGCCTGCGCTACGAGCAGTGGGGGATCGAACTTGAGGTCACCAACACCGGACGGCGAGTCGCCCGGGTCGGGCGGGGACTCGGCCTGGTGGGCATGCGCGAACGCGCAGCGGCCGTCGGCGGAGCCGTCGAGGCGCGTCCGCTCGGCGACGGCGGCTTTCTCGTGCGTGCCTCCGTTCCCGCCCCCGCGGCCGTGGCCACGACGACCGGGCGGGGGGATGCCGGTGCCTGA
- a CDS encoding ABC transporter permease: MSTPTTPSLAQSVWLVAEREIASKLRSKVFIISTLFMLAIALAGVIWGGFAAANPSKTPVAVTSQTAAVVSEMTNLDVTTADSADDAVALVKSKKADAAIVPDADSPVHVKIVARDAIPQELVAQLSVSPTVQLLNASPEDALLRYFVAIGFGVVFLMSASMFGSTIAQSVVEEKQTRVVEILISAIPVRALMAGKVIGNTILAMAQIVVLVAIAIVGLSVTGQNAVLAGLGGPMVWFAVFFLFGFVLLAALFAGAAAMVSRQEDIGSTTMPLTMLILAPYILVIIFNGNPVVVGVMSYIPFSAPVAMPLCLYLGTAQWWEPLLSLVILVATCVAAVLVGSKIYRNSLLRMGARVKLGEALKA; encoded by the coding sequence GTGAGCACTCCGACCACACCGTCCCTCGCCCAGAGCGTCTGGCTCGTCGCCGAGCGCGAGATCGCCTCGAAGCTGCGCAGCAAGGTGTTCATCATCTCGACGCTGTTCATGCTCGCCATCGCCCTGGCCGGCGTCATCTGGGGCGGGTTCGCGGCGGCGAATCCGTCGAAGACCCCGGTGGCGGTGACGAGTCAGACCGCCGCGGTCGTGTCAGAGATGACGAACCTGGATGTCACGACCGCCGATTCGGCCGACGACGCTGTCGCCCTCGTGAAGAGTAAGAAGGCGGATGCCGCGATAGTGCCCGATGCCGACTCGCCGGTGCACGTGAAGATCGTGGCACGCGATGCCATCCCACAAGAGCTGGTCGCTCAGCTGAGCGTGTCGCCGACGGTGCAGCTGCTGAACGCGAGCCCCGAAGACGCACTGTTGCGCTACTTCGTCGCGATCGGGTTCGGGGTCGTGTTCCTCATGTCGGCGTCGATGTTCGGTTCGACGATCGCGCAGTCGGTCGTGGAAGAGAAGCAGACCCGTGTGGTCGAGATCCTCATCTCGGCGATCCCGGTGCGCGCCCTGATGGCCGGCAAGGTGATCGGCAACACGATCCTGGCGATGGCGCAGATCGTCGTGCTGGTGGCGATAGCCATCGTCGGGCTGAGCGTGACCGGTCAGAACGCGGTGCTGGCGGGCCTGGGCGGCCCGATGGTGTGGTTCGCGGTGTTCTTCCTGTTCGGGTTCGTACTGCTGGCGGCTCTGTTCGCGGGCGCGGCGGCCATGGTCTCGCGGCAAGAAGACATCGGCTCGACGACGATGCCGCTGACCATGCTGATTCTCGCGCCATACATCCTGGTCATCATCTTCAACGGCAACCCGGTCGTGGTGGGCGTCATGTCGTACATCCCGTTCTCGGCGCCGGTGGCGATGCCGCTGTGCCTCTACCTGGGCACGGCGCAGTGGTGGGAGCCGCTGCTCTCGCTGGTGATCCTGGTCGCGACGTGCGTGGCCGCGGTGCTGGTCGGATCGAAGATCTACCGCAACTCGCTGCTGCGCATGGGCGCGCGGGTCAAGCTCGGCGAGGCGCTGAAGGCGTAG
- a CDS encoding winged helix-turn-helix transcriptional regulator, protein MGARTYGQYGGVATAVELIGERWALLIVRDLLVGPRRYTDLKRGLPRIPTNILSARLKELQDGGVVRRVPIRRCGLVYELTDYGCELEPIILGLARWGLRALGEPGDDDVFSPDSLTVALRAAFRKDAALPADYELRVGDIALRVQVNGALHITQLAPPAPPVGGTLPAGDPDITIAAGSGIRHLLTGQKDAAAALDAGDVTVVAGDPAFLERFATTFRIDGTPATATGGG, encoded by the coding sequence GTGGGCGCCCGCACCTACGGCCAGTACGGCGGCGTCGCCACCGCCGTCGAGCTCATCGGTGAGCGGTGGGCGCTGCTGATCGTGCGCGATCTGCTCGTCGGTCCGCGGAGGTACACCGATCTCAAGCGGGGGCTTCCGCGCATTCCGACCAACATCCTCTCGGCGCGTCTGAAGGAGTTGCAAGACGGCGGCGTCGTGCGCCGCGTGCCGATTCGGCGGTGCGGGTTGGTGTACGAGCTCACCGACTATGGCTGCGAGCTCGAGCCGATCATTCTGGGGCTCGCGCGCTGGGGACTGCGTGCCCTCGGCGAGCCCGGTGACGACGACGTCTTCAGCCCCGATTCGCTCACCGTCGCGTTGCGCGCGGCGTTCCGGAAGGATGCTGCACTCCCGGCCGACTACGAGCTGCGCGTCGGTGACATCGCCCTGCGCGTGCAGGTCAACGGTGCTCTGCACATCACCCAGCTGGCGCCGCCCGCCCCGCCGGTCGGTGGCACCCTGCCGGCGGGCGACCCCGACATCACGATCGCGGCCGGCAGCGGCATCCGACATCTGCTCACCGGACAGAAGGATGCCGCAGCCGCTCTTGATGCGGGAGACGTCACCGTCGTGGCGGGTGACCCCGCGTTTCTCGAACGATTCGCCACGACGTTCCGCATCGACGGCACGCCGGCGACCGCCACTGGGGGTGGCTGA